One window of Solwaraspora sp. WMMA2056 genomic DNA carries:
- a CDS encoding transposase: protein MSRTVKRAFRYRFYPTPGQATELARTFGCVRLVYNKALAARTQAWTQRQERITYNQTSAMLTGWKKTDELAFLTEVSSVPLQQALRHLQTAFTNFWAKRARYPTFKSKKRSRRSAEYTASAFRWRDGRLTLAKMSEPLDIVWSRPLPDGAAPSTVTVSQDPAGRWFVSLLCDDRIEPAPASTAVVGVDAGLDSLFTLSTGEKIPNPRHERRDRHRLARAQRNLARKAKGSANRARARLKVARIHARIADRRHDHLHKLTTRLVRDTQTIVIEDLTVRNMMANHRLARAISDAAWRQFRTMLAYKADWYGRDLVVVDRWFPSTRLCSACGELAERMPLTVRSWTCRCGQTHDRDVNAARNILAEGLSVTACGGGVRPHRESSSRTGRSSVKQETPGATQGIPVG, encoded by the coding sequence GTGTCCAGGACCGTGAAGCGGGCGTTCAGGTACCGCTTCTACCCGACCCCCGGGCAGGCCACCGAGCTCGCCCGGACGTTCGGCTGTGTCCGCCTGGTCTACAACAAGGCCCTGGCCGCCCGCACGCAGGCGTGGACCCAACGCCAGGAACGGATCACCTACAACCAGACGTCGGCGATGCTCACCGGGTGGAAGAAGACCGACGAGTTGGCGTTTCTCACCGAGGTGTCGTCGGTGCCGTTGCAGCAGGCGCTGCGGCACCTGCAGACCGCGTTCACCAACTTCTGGGCGAAACGGGCCCGGTATCCGACGTTCAAGTCGAAGAAGCGGTCGCGGCGGTCGGCGGAGTACACCGCCAGCGCGTTCCGCTGGCGCGACGGCCGGCTCACCCTCGCGAAGATGTCCGAACCGTTGGACATCGTCTGGTCCCGGCCACTGCCCGACGGTGCGGCGCCGTCGACGGTGACCGTGTCGCAGGACCCGGCGGGCCGCTGGTTCGTCTCCCTGCTCTGCGACGACCGGATCGAACCGGCCCCGGCCTCCACCGCCGTGGTGGGGGTCGACGCCGGGCTCGACAGCCTGTTCACCCTCTCCACCGGGGAGAAGATTCCCAACCCGAGGCACGAACGCCGCGACCGGCATCGGCTGGCCCGCGCCCAACGCAACCTCGCCCGCAAGGCCAAAGGCTCGGCGAACCGGGCCAGAGCACGGCTGAAGGTCGCCCGCATCCATGCCCGGATCGCCGACCGCCGACACGACCACCTGCACAAACTCACCACTCGACTCGTTCGTGACACCCAAACGATCGTGATCGAGGACCTGACCGTCCGCAACATGATGGCCAATCACCGTCTGGCCCGCGCCATCTCCGACGCGGCCTGGCGGCAGTTCCGCACCATGCTGGCCTACAAGGCCGACTGGTACGGCCGGGACCTGGTGGTAGTCGACCGCTGGTTCCCGTCGACCCGGCTGTGCTCCGCCTGCGGCGAACTGGCCGAGCGGATGCCGTTGACCGTCCGGTCGTGGACCTGCCGATGCGGGCAGACCCACGACCGGGACGTCAACGCGGCCCGCAACATCCTCGCGGAGGGGCTCTCCGTGACTGCCTGTGGAGGCGGTGTAAGACCTCACCGGGAGTCCTCCTCTCGGACGGGGCGGTCGTCGGTGAAACAGGAAACCCCTGGGGCGACCCAGGGAATCCCCGTCGGTTAG
- a CDS encoding SAM-dependent methyltransferase, which yields MTAYALLIHPSANRVYAESAVALAAAELAVFGDRALGGRLADIAVTAIGGLPYVTFTGVDLTDRDLSVLANLSARYAFFAREGDLLRPVAVTGRDRFDSDLITIPKYAGKTNEQFTKLLVNVTALASTDRSGAAADPLSPDAPPLRVLDPMCGRGTTLNQAMMYGWHAAGVEIDGKDFEVYANFIRTWLKHKRLKHSSDIAQVRRNRTQLGRRLAITLAASREDHKAGRTLDLTMVHADTRRGRDFFRAGSFDAIVTDAPYGVAHGTRSQADRLTRDPLGLLAEALPVWVALLRPGGALGISWNTLVADRDDLAALLVKVGLEVADGPGYGDFAHRVDQAIVRDLIVARRP from the coding sequence ATGACCGCGTACGCCCTGCTGATCCACCCGTCCGCGAACCGGGTGTACGCCGAGTCAGCCGTCGCACTGGCCGCCGCCGAGCTGGCCGTCTTCGGCGACCGGGCGCTCGGCGGGCGGCTGGCCGACATCGCGGTCACCGCGATCGGCGGGCTGCCGTACGTCACGTTCACCGGGGTCGACCTGACCGACCGGGACCTGTCGGTGCTGGCCAACCTCTCCGCCCGGTACGCGTTCTTCGCCCGCGAGGGCGACCTGCTGCGGCCGGTCGCGGTGACCGGTCGGGACCGCTTCGACAGCGACCTGATCACCATCCCGAAGTACGCCGGGAAAACCAACGAGCAGTTCACCAAACTGCTGGTGAACGTGACCGCGCTGGCGTCGACCGACCGGTCGGGTGCGGCGGCCGACCCGCTCTCCCCGGACGCCCCGCCGCTGCGGGTCCTCGATCCGATGTGCGGCCGGGGCACCACCCTCAATCAGGCGATGATGTACGGCTGGCACGCCGCCGGGGTGGAGATCGACGGCAAGGACTTCGAGGTGTACGCCAACTTCATCCGTACCTGGTTGAAGCACAAGCGACTCAAGCACTCGTCCGACATCGCCCAGGTGCGCCGCAACCGGACCCAGTTGGGCCGGCGGCTGGCGATCACCCTGGCCGCCAGCCGGGAGGACCACAAGGCAGGGCGCACCCTGGATCTGACGATGGTGCACGCCGACACCCGTCGGGGTCGGGACTTCTTCCGGGCCGGCAGCTTCGACGCGATCGTCACCGACGCCCCGTACGGGGTGGCGCACGGCACCCGCAGCCAGGCGGACCGGTTGACCCGCGACCCGCTGGGTCTGCTGGCCGAGGCGCTGCCGGTGTGGGTGGCGCTGCTACGTCCCGGCGGGGCGCTGGGGATCTCCTGGAACACCCTGGTCGCCGACCGCGACGACCTGGCCGCGCTGCTGGTCAAGGTCGGTCTTGAGGTGGCCGACGGTCCGGGGTACGGCGATTTCGCCCACCGGGTCGATCAGGCGATCGTCCGCGACCTGATCGTCGCCCGCCGCCCGTAA
- the helR gene encoding RNA polymerase recycling motor ATPase HelR has product MELIEVRPLTTSAFDLPDRLHAKADPKLIADDERHFAAIAHRLEQLSADLSQRLDAARKAPAGKGRRAVDRDQEVRRLTVRLRALRRFGLDLCLGRMLPDPSAADRAGAGGDSAGDDVGPVYVGRQGLTDDTGRQLLLDWRSPAAAPFFGATHGNPMGLASRRRYRWTMGRISDYWDEVFAADALDGHAALDDQSAFIASLGGHRSDRMRDVLATIAADQDAIIRAGSAGALVVDGGPGTGKTVVALHRTAYLRYHDPRLGQRRGGVLFVGPHRPYLAYVADVLPHLGEDDVQTCTLADLVAKGATATVEPDPEVARIKASARWEAAVEAAVRFYEEPPSTATTVATGWTELTLTPDDWADAFAAPGPGVPHNEAREQIMAELLTILVGRYEGDEPDDRVRAALEQNQALRTALHRAWPLLDAADIVADLWSVPAYLRRCAPWLDPVEIRLLQRTDARAWTVADLPLLDAARLRLGDARASERERRHRAEVAVERVHRARVIDDLLDAHSYDDGEGVLAMLYHQDLRETLIDETGGPDADPDALAGPFAHIVVDEAQELTDAQWQMLLRRCPSRSFTIVGDRAQARHGFTESWPDRLRRVGLERVEVATLTVNYRTPAEIMAYAEPVIRAALPDANVPTSIRHSGIPVAHRPVADLRPMLETWLAEHADGTACVIGVAPVDADALPATPRVRSSTPELAKGLEFDLVVVVDPASFGDGVTGAVDRYVAMTRATGRLVVLT; this is encoded by the coding sequence ATGGAGCTGATCGAGGTGCGCCCGCTGACCACCAGCGCTTTCGATCTCCCCGACCGGCTGCACGCCAAGGCCGACCCGAAACTGATCGCCGACGACGAACGGCATTTCGCGGCGATCGCGCACCGCCTGGAGCAACTTTCCGCCGACCTGTCGCAGCGGCTCGACGCGGCGCGCAAGGCACCGGCCGGGAAGGGCCGGCGGGCGGTGGACCGCGACCAGGAGGTCCGCCGGCTCACCGTACGGCTGCGGGCGCTGCGCCGCTTCGGCCTCGACCTGTGTCTCGGCCGGATGCTCCCCGACCCCAGCGCCGCCGACCGTGCCGGTGCCGGCGGCGATAGCGCTGGCGATGACGTCGGACCGGTGTACGTCGGGCGGCAGGGCCTGACCGACGACACCGGCCGGCAACTGCTGCTGGACTGGCGCTCCCCCGCCGCCGCACCGTTCTTCGGCGCCACCCACGGCAACCCGATGGGCCTGGCCAGCCGCCGGCGGTACCGCTGGACGATGGGGCGGATCAGCGACTACTGGGACGAGGTGTTCGCCGCCGACGCGCTCGACGGGCACGCCGCCCTCGACGACCAGTCGGCCTTCATCGCCAGTCTCGGCGGGCACCGGTCGGACCGGATGCGTGACGTGCTGGCCACCATCGCCGCCGACCAGGACGCCATCATCCGCGCGGGCTCGGCTGGTGCGCTCGTCGTCGACGGCGGACCCGGCACCGGCAAGACCGTCGTCGCCCTGCACCGCACCGCGTACCTGCGCTACCACGACCCCCGGCTCGGCCAGCGTCGCGGCGGGGTGCTGTTCGTCGGCCCGCACCGGCCCTATCTGGCGTACGTCGCCGACGTGCTGCCGCACCTCGGTGAGGACGACGTGCAGACCTGCACCCTGGCTGATCTGGTCGCCAAGGGTGCCACCGCGACCGTCGAACCCGACCCTGAGGTGGCCCGGATCAAGGCGTCGGCGCGGTGGGAGGCGGCGGTCGAGGCGGCGGTCCGGTTCTACGAGGAGCCGCCGTCCACCGCGACGACGGTGGCGACCGGTTGGACCGAACTCACCCTCACCCCCGACGACTGGGCGGACGCGTTCGCCGCACCCGGGCCGGGTGTGCCGCACAACGAGGCCCGTGAGCAGATCATGGCGGAACTGCTCACTATTCTGGTCGGCCGCTACGAGGGCGACGAGCCGGACGACCGGGTCCGGGCCGCGCTGGAGCAGAACCAGGCGCTGCGTACGGCGTTGCACCGGGCCTGGCCGCTGCTGGATGCGGCCGATATCGTCGCCGACCTGTGGTCGGTCCCGGCCTATCTGCGTCGGTGCGCGCCGTGGCTCGACCCGGTCGAGATCCGTTTGTTGCAGCGCACCGACGCACGGGCCTGGACCGTCGCAGACCTGCCTCTGCTGGACGCGGCCCGGCTGCGCCTCGGCGACGCGCGGGCGTCCGAGCGCGAGCGGCGGCACCGGGCCGAGGTGGCCGTCGAACGGGTCCACCGGGCCCGGGTGATCGACGATCTCCTCGATGCGCACAGTTACGACGACGGCGAAGGGGTCCTGGCGATGCTGTACCACCAGGACCTGCGGGAGACCCTGATCGACGAGACGGGCGGGCCGGACGCCGACCCGGACGCGCTGGCCGGCCCGTTCGCGCACATCGTGGTCGACGAGGCGCAGGAGTTGACCGACGCGCAGTGGCAGATGCTGCTGCGCCGCTGCCCGTCGCGCAGTTTCACCATTGTCGGTGACCGCGCCCAGGCCCGGCACGGGTTCACCGAGTCGTGGCCGGACCGGCTGCGGCGGGTCGGCCTGGAGCGGGTGGAGGTCGCCACGTTGACGGTCAACTACCGGACCCCGGCCGAGATCATGGCGTACGCCGAACCGGTGATCCGCGCGGCGCTGCCGGACGCCAACGTGCCGACCTCGATCCGGCACAGCGGCATCCCGGTCGCGCATCGGCCCGTCGCAGACCTACGGCCGATGCTGGAAACCTGGCTGGCTGAGCACGCCGACGGCACGGCCTGCGTGATCGGCGTGGCACCGGTCGACGCCGACGCCCTGCCGGCGACGCCCCGGGTCCGGTCGTCGACTCCGGAGCTGGCCAAGGGGCTGGAGTTCGACCTGGTGGTGGTGGTCGACCCGGCGTCGTTCGGCGACGGGGTCACCGGCGCGGTCGACCGGTACGTGGCGATGACCCGGGCCACCGGGCGACTCGTCGTACTCACTTGA
- a CDS encoding response regulator transcription factor: protein MRIVVAEDAALLREGLVRILERAGHEIVAAVGDAHALLTYAGNCRPDLVVTDIRMPLTHTDEGLSAAAMIRATQPGIAIMLLSAYVADAYVGELLDSTPGGGIGYLLKDRVGHVRDFLDSIDRVAAGGTVIDAEVVRQLVGLRRTDGPLTGLTEREREVLALMAEGHTNHGIAGKLFVSEAAVRKHIGNIFAKLPLDPHSDRRVSAVLTYLRGSPSA from the coding sequence CTGCGGATCGTGGTCGCCGAGGACGCGGCCCTGCTCCGGGAAGGGCTGGTGCGGATCCTCGAACGCGCCGGCCACGAAATCGTCGCGGCCGTCGGCGACGCGCACGCCCTGCTCACGTACGCCGGAAACTGCCGCCCAGACCTCGTCGTCACCGACATCCGCATGCCACTCACCCACACCGACGAGGGACTGAGCGCGGCGGCGATGATCCGGGCCACTCAGCCCGGCATCGCGATCATGCTGCTGTCGGCCTACGTCGCCGACGCCTACGTCGGTGAGCTGCTCGACTCGACCCCCGGCGGGGGCATCGGCTACCTGCTCAAGGACCGGGTCGGCCACGTACGCGACTTCCTGGACAGCATCGACCGAGTCGCCGCCGGCGGCACGGTCATCGACGCCGAGGTGGTGCGCCAACTCGTCGGTCTCCGGCGGACCGACGGCCCACTCACCGGCCTCACTGAACGCGAACGCGAAGTGCTCGCGCTCATGGCCGAAGGCCACACCAACCACGGGATCGCCGGCAAACTGTTCGTGAGCGAGGCAGCGGTACGCAAGCACATCGGCAACATCTTCGCGAAGCTTCCGCTCGACCCGCACTCGGATCGCCGGGTCTCCGCCGTCCTCACTTACCTGCGCGGCTCACCGAGCGCATGA
- a CDS encoding histidine kinase: MFWIADAVLLMLLTVPVLLLVAPLLVRSGTIDIAGWRVDTAGEAWAVAPAGLVALVLLMYAATALACGQAALVRHLLAPPEAQLAEAVQQLRRSRTGLVDAFETERRRIERDLHDGVQQRLVALTMTLGSAELDLPAGPGLDLVREAHQQAEQALADLRTTIRGIHPRVLTDHGLAAAVHEIAGRSPVPVDLQLAVDGRLPPTVEAAAYFFVSENLTNVARHAHARSAQVHAWIEDHTLIVSVVDDGVGGADPRAGTGLAGLHARLDALDGELDITSPTGGPTQVRMTCPIH, translated from the coding sequence GTGTTCTGGATCGCCGACGCCGTGCTGCTGATGCTACTGACGGTTCCGGTGCTGCTGCTCGTCGCCCCGCTGCTGGTCCGTTCCGGCACCATCGACATCGCCGGGTGGCGGGTCGACACCGCCGGTGAGGCATGGGCCGTGGCACCCGCCGGCCTCGTCGCCCTGGTCCTGCTGATGTACGCGGCGACTGCGCTGGCCTGCGGCCAGGCGGCACTAGTCCGGCACCTGCTGGCCCCGCCCGAGGCCCAGCTGGCCGAAGCGGTCCAGCAGCTGCGCAGGTCCCGGACCGGGCTGGTCGACGCGTTCGAAACCGAACGCCGCCGGATCGAGCGCGATCTCCACGACGGTGTCCAGCAGCGCCTCGTCGCCCTGACCATGACGCTGGGCAGCGCCGAACTGGACCTGCCCGCCGGCCCCGGCCTCGACCTCGTCCGTGAAGCGCACCAGCAGGCCGAGCAGGCCCTCGCCGACCTGCGCACCACGATCCGGGGCATCCATCCCCGGGTACTGACCGACCACGGCCTCGCCGCCGCCGTGCACGAGATCGCCGGCCGGTCACCCGTCCCGGTCGACCTCCAACTCGCCGTCGACGGCCGGCTCCCGCCCACGGTCGAGGCCGCGGCCTACTTCTTCGTCAGCGAGAACCTGACCAACGTCGCCCGCCACGCCCACGCCCGATCGGCACAGGTGCACGCGTGGATCGAGGACCACACCCTGATCGTCTCGGTCGTCGACGACGGCGTCGGCGGCGCCGACCCACGGGCCGGCACCGGTCTCGCCGGACTGCACGCCCGGCTCGACGCCCTCGACGGCGAACTCGACATCACCAGCCCCACCGGGGGCCCGACCCAGGTCAGGATGACGTGCCCGATCCACTGA
- a CDS encoding sensor domain-containing protein: MSDAWTAVRGHPARFLASAWPWRSLAYLATTVPVGLAWLTVLAVVVAVGAATVVLIAGLLVLAGIPVLVRLAAADERRRIRLIYPGRPARQSPALRDPQRGGRASWPRRRASLPHR, encoded by the coding sequence GTGAGCGACGCCTGGACCGCCGTACGCGGACACCCCGCACGGTTCCTGGCGTCGGCGTGGCCGTGGCGCTCCCTGGCGTACCTGGCCACCACCGTACCGGTCGGCCTGGCCTGGCTGACCGTCCTGGCCGTGGTGGTCGCGGTGGGTGCGGCCACGGTCGTGCTGATCGCGGGACTTCTGGTGCTGGCCGGGATTCCGGTGCTGGTCCGCCTGGCCGCCGCCGATGAGCGGCGTCGGATCCGGCTGATCTACCCCGGGCGGCCGGCGCGGCAGTCACCAGCGCTACGCGACCCGCAGCGTGGCGGCCGGGCGTCCTGGCCGCGTCGCCGTGCGTCCTTGCCGCATCGCTAA
- a CDS encoding ABC transporter ATP-binding protein: MTQATPAAVTLDGLSRTYRSRAGSVHALRGVTHVFQRGTFTAIMGPSGSGKSTLLQLAAGLDRPTGGRVTVGGTRLDTLNETQLTRFRRTAMAFVFQSYNLLDALTAFDNVALPARLAERRADPTTVRTALAHVGLAEHARRRPSELSGGQQQRVAIARALHGRPDVLFADEPTGALDRGTGRDVLGLLRSLADGGQTVVMVTHDPLAASYADGVLFLADGQIVGHLARADAGQIAETMNDLERR, encoded by the coding sequence ATGACCCAGGCAACCCCGGCGGCCGTCACGCTCGACGGTCTCAGCCGCACCTACCGCTCCCGCGCCGGCTCGGTGCATGCGCTGCGCGGCGTGACCCACGTGTTCCAGCGCGGCACGTTCACCGCGATCATGGGGCCGTCCGGCTCCGGCAAGTCCACTCTGCTCCAGCTCGCCGCCGGTCTCGACCGGCCGACCGGTGGGCGGGTGACCGTCGGCGGCACCCGGCTCGACACGTTGAACGAGACCCAGTTGACCCGTTTCCGGCGTACGGCGATGGCGTTCGTCTTCCAGTCGTACAACCTCCTCGACGCGCTCACCGCGTTCGACAACGTCGCGCTTCCGGCCCGCCTGGCCGAGCGGCGGGCCGATCCGACCACGGTACGGACGGCGCTGGCCCACGTCGGCCTCGCCGAGCATGCCCGACGGCGGCCGTCGGAGCTGTCCGGCGGGCAGCAGCAGCGGGTCGCGATCGCCCGGGCGCTGCACGGCCGGCCCGACGTGCTGTTCGCCGACGAGCCCACCGGCGCGCTGGATCGCGGCACCGGACGCGACGTGCTCGGGCTGCTGCGGTCGCTGGCCGACGGCGGCCAGACCGTCGTCATGGTGACCCACGATCCGCTGGCCGCCTCGTACGCGGACGGGGTGTTGTTCCTCGCCGACGGGCAGATCGTCGGTCACCTCGCCCGCGCTGACGCCGGCCAGATCGCCGAGACCATGAACGACCTGGAGCGGCGATGA
- a CDS encoding ABC transporter permease, which translates to MMRGPTMLALARQTVHHSWRGYLGAFVALLFGVVLISVTVTLIGSIDATDGWPGTGADERAQLDGLAAMFGMMSTISAFMALFVVGSTFGFVVAGRQRELGLLRLVGATPRQVRRLLLGESVVVAAAATTVGCLLGTVSAPAVLRLVRAIGITTLDLQAPSPWIAWVVAAPTGAVVALLGAWRSSRRAARISPSAALREAAVERTRPSVVQFVVATLCFGGLVATVVAAADEPPLLSMLASILLPEVVVIGLMCIGPAVIPRLAALLARPFVGWDVTARMARDEVRAAARTTAAVAAPVLAISAIAGSLLLTLSLSVDWATAQNRARLHAPMVVEVGSPAAAEAVAADRTVATADVRRLAMLVHDDDGSPGEPDRVEVVDLVTASVARGLAATRGTLDDFHGRAVAVTASWVTDAGVDLGGTVPVWIDGERVLLRVVAVLPDLPGLRHRSAAGRCHHGADGLARPPRHHGRPGRRHRRAHHDPVAAAARHRRHLPATHGCGGDSRHPYPEATAPCRRPGLNDRSRRWSGRFGRQVRPVRLTGRCAAGTP; encoded by the coding sequence ATGATGCGCGGCCCGACGATGCTGGCCCTGGCCCGGCAGACCGTGCACCACTCCTGGCGCGGCTACCTGGGGGCGTTCGTCGCTCTGCTGTTCGGGGTCGTGCTGATCTCCGTCACCGTGACGCTCATCGGGAGCATCGACGCCACCGACGGCTGGCCCGGCACGGGCGCCGACGAGCGGGCCCAGCTCGACGGCCTGGCCGCGATGTTCGGGATGATGTCGACGATCTCGGCGTTCATGGCGCTGTTCGTGGTCGGCAGCACGTTCGGCTTCGTCGTGGCCGGCCGCCAGCGGGAGCTCGGCCTGCTGCGGCTGGTCGGTGCGACACCACGACAGGTACGCCGGCTCCTGCTGGGCGAGTCCGTCGTCGTCGCGGCTGCGGCCACCACGGTGGGCTGTCTACTCGGTACGGTGTCGGCTCCGGCCGTTCTCCGGCTGGTCCGGGCGATCGGGATCACCACCCTCGACCTGCAGGCCCCGAGCCCGTGGATCGCCTGGGTGGTCGCCGCACCCACCGGTGCGGTGGTCGCGCTCCTCGGGGCCTGGCGGTCCTCGCGCCGGGCCGCCCGGATCAGCCCCAGTGCCGCGCTGCGGGAGGCTGCGGTCGAGCGGACCCGGCCCAGCGTCGTCCAGTTCGTCGTCGCGACGCTCTGCTTCGGTGGTCTGGTGGCCACCGTGGTGGCCGCCGCCGACGAGCCGCCGCTGTTGTCGATGCTTGCCTCCATTCTGCTGCCCGAGGTGGTCGTGATCGGCCTGATGTGCATCGGGCCGGCCGTCATCCCTCGGCTCGCCGCTTTGCTCGCCCGTCCGTTCGTCGGCTGGGACGTGACGGCCCGGATGGCCCGCGACGAGGTACGCGCCGCCGCCCGCACCACCGCTGCTGTCGCCGCCCCGGTGCTGGCCATTTCCGCTATCGCGGGGTCGCTGCTGCTGACCCTCAGTTTGAGCGTCGACTGGGCGACCGCGCAGAACCGGGCCCGGCTGCACGCGCCGATGGTCGTCGAGGTGGGCAGCCCGGCAGCGGCCGAGGCGGTTGCGGCCGACCGGACCGTCGCGACTGCCGACGTACGCCGGCTGGCGATGCTTGTGCACGACGACGACGGCAGCCCCGGCGAACCCGACCGGGTCGAGGTCGTCGACCTCGTCACCGCGTCGGTCGCCCGGGGCCTGGCCGCCACGCGCGGCACCCTCGACGACTTCCACGGACGCGCGGTCGCGGTCACCGCCTCGTGGGTCACCGACGCCGGCGTCGACCTGGGCGGCACCGTCCCGGTCTGGATCGACGGCGAACGGGTCCTGCTGCGGGTCGTCGCCGTCCTCCCCGACCTACCCGGCCTGCGGCACCGGTCTGCTGCTGGGCGGTGCCACCATGGCGCTGATGGGCTGGCTCGTCCGCCGCGCCACCACGGCCGACCTGGCCGCCGGCATCGACGCGCCCATCACGATCCCGTGGCTGCCGCTGCTCGGCATCGGCGTCACCTGCCTGCTACTCACGGCTGCGGCGGCGACAGCCGGCATCCGTACCCGGAAGCCACCGCGCCTTGCCGACGACCCGGTCTGAACGACCGCAGCCGCAGGTGGTCAGGCCGGTTCGGCCGACAGGTCAGGCCGGTTCGGCTGACAGGGAGGTGCGCCGCTGGGACGCCATGA
- a CDS encoding ABC transporter ATP-binding protein: MEPVTIPHHQQDPGVAAPVLDVRKAGKSYPSRKGDVLAVRSIEFAVHAGQFVSVVGPSGCGKTTLMMCIAGLLPISTGEVVFRGETMSGPRDGVAVVFQDYSRSLFPWLTVEKNVVLPLRDRRLPRAEIRDRVRQSLEMVGLAHAAGLYPWQLSGGMQQRVAIARGLAVRPEMLIMDEPFASVDAQTRASLEDLLLKIWAETGTTVLFVTHDIDEAVYLSDRVIVLSQGPSTVVADLPVPLERPRDQIATKQTATFGELREEVYSLVMASQRRTSLSAEPA, translated from the coding sequence ATGGAACCGGTGACGATCCCGCACCACCAGCAGGACCCGGGCGTCGCGGCGCCCGTGCTCGACGTCCGCAAGGCGGGCAAGTCCTACCCTTCACGCAAGGGGGACGTGCTCGCCGTACGCAGCATCGAGTTCGCCGTGCACGCCGGCCAGTTCGTCTCGGTCGTCGGCCCGTCCGGCTGCGGCAAGACGACACTCATGATGTGCATCGCCGGCCTGCTGCCCATCTCCACCGGGGAGGTGGTCTTCCGGGGGGAGACCATGTCCGGCCCCCGCGACGGTGTCGCGGTCGTCTTCCAGGACTACAGCCGGTCGCTGTTCCCCTGGCTGACGGTCGAGAAGAACGTCGTCCTGCCGCTGCGGGACCGACGCCTGCCGCGCGCCGAGATCCGCGACCGGGTGCGGCAGTCGCTGGAGATGGTCGGTCTGGCCCACGCCGCCGGCCTGTACCCGTGGCAGCTCTCCGGCGGCATGCAGCAGCGGGTGGCGATCGCGCGCGGACTCGCCGTACGGCCGGAGATGCTGATCATGGACGAGCCGTTCGCCTCGGTGGACGCCCAGACCCGGGCGAGCCTGGAGGATCTGCTGCTCAAGATCTGGGCGGAGACCGGGACGACGGTGCTGTTCGTGACCCACGACATCGACGAGGCCGTGTACCTGTCCGACCGGGTGATCGTCCTGTCTCAAGGTCCGTCCACCGTCGTCGCCGACCTGCCGGTCCCACTCGAGAGGCCCCGGGACCAGATCGCGACCAAACAGACGGCGACCTTCGGCGAACTGCGGGAAGAGGTCTACTCGCTCGTCATGGCGTCCCAGCGGCGCACCTCCCTGTCAGCCGAACCGGCCTGA
- a CDS encoding ABC transporter permease produces MLPSLARLGLGYGTAATVGICAGILIGVWRPAGAFFNPLIRLGMSVPVTALLPIAIVVFGITSGMNVFLIALGCLWPILINTYDGVRGLDRTAVTAAKSLRLTRRRYFLQVLLPGASPAIFAGLRISIGIALVLMVISELYAATAGLGFYIVNQQRLFRFPELWSAIVLLALLGILFNAVFALVERLLLGWHRNVRPDGAERH; encoded by the coding sequence GTGCTGCCCAGCCTGGCGCGACTCGGCCTCGGCTACGGCACGGCCGCCACCGTCGGCATCTGCGCCGGCATCCTGATCGGCGTATGGCGGCCCGCCGGCGCGTTCTTCAACCCACTGATCCGGCTCGGCATGTCGGTGCCGGTGACCGCGCTGCTGCCCATCGCGATCGTCGTCTTCGGCATCACCAGCGGCATGAACGTCTTCCTGATCGCGCTCGGCTGCCTGTGGCCGATCCTCATCAACACCTACGACGGGGTACGGGGCCTGGACCGCACCGCGGTCACCGCCGCGAAGAGCCTGCGGTTGACCCGGCGTCGCTACTTCCTCCAGGTACTGCTGCCCGGCGCCAGCCCGGCGATCTTCGCCGGCCTGCGGATCAGCATCGGCATCGCCCTGGTCCTCATGGTGATCTCCGAGCTCTACGCCGCGACCGCCGGGCTCGGCTTCTACATCGTCAACCAGCAGCGGCTGTTCCGGTTCCCGGAACTGTGGTCGGCGATCGTGCTTCTGGCGCTGTTGGGAATCCTCTTCAACGCCGTCTTCGCCCTGGTCGAACGCCTGCTGCTCGGCTGGCACCGCAACGTGCGGCCGGACGGCGCGGAACGCCACTGA